From Pyxidicoccus xibeiensis, the proteins below share one genomic window:
- a CDS encoding GspE/PulE/PilB domain-containing protein: MAQIKLGELLIKANVLQESQLKAALAEQAKWGGKLGEILVRMSLVSEDILVRALSKQLGMPAVNLDAVQMVPPHVKAKISSQTARDFSVLPLQLRDEGKTLVVAMSDPLNVRMLDELRALTKCRIVPNVAGRTSIARAFSRIYEENAELEDADTNFKVVDAQGRTVVKNLKDMDPAAAAVAASPASRPTPPPAARPPTSQEVPAVRPANTGSPADLLRSVEEVQRKEVAALKAMVELLIEKGVFSREEYLAKVKR, encoded by the coding sequence ATGGCACAGATCAAGCTCGGTGAACTGCTGATCAAAGCGAACGTGCTGCAGGAGAGCCAGCTCAAGGCCGCGCTCGCCGAACAGGCGAAGTGGGGCGGAAAGCTGGGGGAGATCCTGGTCAGGATGAGCCTCGTGTCCGAGGACATCCTGGTGCGCGCATTGTCCAAGCAGCTCGGCATGCCGGCGGTGAACCTGGACGCGGTGCAGATGGTGCCGCCGCACGTCAAGGCGAAGATCTCCTCGCAGACGGCGCGGGACTTCTCCGTGCTGCCGCTCCAGCTGAGGGACGAGGGCAAGACGCTGGTGGTGGCGATGTCCGACCCGCTCAACGTGCGGATGCTGGACGAGCTGCGCGCGCTCACCAAGTGCCGCATCGTCCCCAACGTGGCGGGCCGCACGTCCATCGCCCGGGCCTTCTCGCGCATCTACGAGGAGAACGCGGAGCTGGAGGACGCGGACACCAACTTCAAGGTGGTGGACGCCCAGGGCCGCACGGTGGTGAAGAACCTGAAGGACATGGACCCGGCCGCGGCCGCCGTGGCCGCCTCGCCCGCGTCCAGGCCCACGCCGCCGCCCGCCGCGCGCCCGCCGACGAGCCAGGAGGTGCCGGCCGTGCGCCCCGCCAACACCGGCAGCCCGGCGGACCTGCTGCGCAGCGTGGAGGAGGTGCAGCGCAAGGAGGTCGCCGCCCTCAAGGCGATGGTGGAGCTGCTCATCGAGAAGGGTGTGTTCTCCCGCGAGGAATACCTCGCGAAGGTCAAGCGGTAG
- a CDS encoding GspE/PulE/PilB domain-containing protein translates to MRKKIGELLIEAGVVTEEQVRSALGRRGAPGGQRLGEVLISQGLCTHADIARALAGQHGLPFVELPEDIPPAVTALVSVDFQSEHRIMPFRVESDGRAERIHVAVEDPGNLTLVDELRFQLRKQMRVFVVATDDMDTALARARGEPLDIVEAEPLDEEDTPPPVTAGASLEWDFPEPPPPAPRAAPKPAAAAAPAARPAARGPATPPPPPRESPPPP, encoded by the coding sequence ATGCGCAAGAAGATTGGCGAGCTGCTCATCGAAGCGGGCGTGGTCACGGAGGAGCAGGTGCGCTCGGCGCTCGGTCGTCGCGGCGCGCCGGGGGGCCAGCGGCTGGGAGAGGTGCTGATCTCCCAGGGGCTGTGCACGCACGCGGACATCGCCCGCGCGCTGGCGGGCCAGCACGGCCTGCCCTTCGTGGAGCTTCCCGAGGACATCCCCCCCGCCGTCACGGCGCTGGTGTCCGTGGACTTCCAGTCCGAGCACCGCATCATGCCCTTCCGGGTGGAGAGCGACGGCCGGGCCGAGCGCATCCACGTCGCGGTGGAGGACCCGGGGAACCTGACGCTGGTGGACGAGCTGCGCTTCCAGCTGCGCAAGCAGATGCGCGTCTTCGTCGTCGCCACGGACGACATGGACACCGCCCTGGCGCGGGCCCGCGGCGAGCCGCTGGACATCGTGGAGGCCGAGCCGCTGGACGAGGAGGACACGCCTCCGCCCGTCACCGCTGGCGCGTCGCTGGAGTGGGACTTCCCCGAGCCGCCCCCGCCGGCCCCGCGCGCCGCACCGAAGCCCGCCGCCGCTGCCGCGCCCGCCGCGAGGCCCGCGGCCCGCGGCCCGGCCACGCCGCCGCCTCCGCCCAGGGAGTCTCCTCCGCCGCC